A window from Variovorax sp. PBL-E5 encodes these proteins:
- the purU gene encoding formyltetrahydrofolate deformylase: MTPAYILTLSCPDRIGIVHAVSGFLLERGGNIEEAAQYNDRGTGLFFMRVRFACGEHGEAALREQLAGFATGFGMNWKLHAAAEPMKTVILVSREGHCLNDLLFRWKSGLLAIDIRAIISNHRDFYQLAASYNVPFHHIPVTAATKAQGEAKQLEIIEAEGAELVVLARYMQILSNDLCGKLAGRAINIHHSFLPSFKGAKPYYQAHDRGVKLIGATAHYVTADLDEGPIIEQDVARADHTDTVDDLTARGRDTESQVLARAVKWHSEHRVLPNGHRTVVFR, encoded by the coding sequence ATGACTCCCGCGTATATCCTGACCCTGTCCTGTCCCGACCGCATCGGCATCGTCCACGCCGTCTCCGGCTTCCTGCTCGAGCGCGGCGGCAACATCGAGGAAGCGGCCCAGTACAACGACCGCGGCACCGGCCTGTTCTTCATGCGCGTGCGCTTTGCCTGCGGCGAGCACGGCGAAGCCGCGCTGCGCGAGCAACTCGCGGGCTTCGCCACCGGCTTCGGCATGAACTGGAAGCTGCATGCGGCCGCCGAGCCGATGAAGACCGTGATCCTGGTGAGCCGCGAAGGCCACTGCCTGAACGACCTGCTGTTCCGCTGGAAGAGCGGCCTGCTGGCAATCGACATCCGCGCCATCATCTCGAACCACCGCGACTTCTACCAGCTGGCGGCCAGCTACAACGTGCCCTTCCACCACATCCCGGTCACGGCCGCAACCAAGGCGCAGGGCGAGGCGAAGCAGCTCGAGATCATCGAGGCCGAGGGCGCCGAGCTCGTGGTGCTGGCGCGCTACATGCAGATCCTCAGCAACGACCTGTGCGGCAAGCTGGCTGGGCGTGCGATCAACATCCACCACTCCTTCCTGCCGAGCTTCAAGGGCGCCAAGCCCTACTACCAGGCGCACGACCGCGGCGTGAAGCTGATCGGCGCCACCGCCCACTACGTGACCGCGGACCTCGACGAAGGCCCGATCATCGAGCAGGACGTGGCGCGCGCCGACCACACCGACACGGTCGACGACCTCACGGCGCGCGGCCGCGACACCGAGAGCCAGGTGCTGGCGCGCGCGGTGAAATGGCACAGCGAACACCGCGTGCTGCCGAACGGGCATCGGACGGTGGTCTTTCGCTGA
- a CDS encoding aminotransferase class III-fold pyridoxal phosphate-dependent enzyme, which translates to MAFNDFNMDNQWLPFTPNRHFKKDPRVFVAADGMEFTTHDGKKVIDGISSLWCVGAGHNRKPINEAIKKQLDTLDYATAFQVSNDKAFRTAEMIAAMAPGDLNKVLFCNSGSEAADTSLKVALAYHRARGEGHRNVFIGREKGYHGVGFGGMSVGGIPGNRKVFGSAFLPRVDHMRFIHDPVNHAYIHNELPVWAEDALADLEQRILPLHDPSNVAAIIVEPIAGSAGWYLPPKGYLQKLREICDRHGILLIFDEVISGFGRMGTNFASDYFGVVPDMLNFAKCVTNGVIPLGGVICRDKLYDAMMNTSAPEHVVEFFHGYTYSGHPVACAAAIATLELYQKEQLFARAGEMGKVLGDAFHGTFKGLPNVIGIRSLGLAAAVELAPIAGSPGKRAYDIFLDCYHKGALVRPAGDVLVIAPPYIVEKSHIDTLVNTLADSIKKNA; encoded by the coding sequence ATGGCCTTCAACGACTTCAACATGGACAACCAGTGGTTGCCCTTCACCCCCAACCGGCATTTCAAGAAGGACCCGCGCGTCTTCGTCGCCGCCGACGGCATGGAGTTCACCACGCACGACGGCAAGAAGGTGATCGACGGCATCTCGTCGCTGTGGTGCGTGGGCGCGGGCCACAACCGCAAGCCCATCAACGAGGCGATCAAGAAGCAGCTCGACACGCTCGACTACGCGACCGCCTTCCAGGTCAGCAACGACAAGGCCTTTCGCACCGCCGAGATGATCGCCGCGATGGCACCCGGCGACCTCAACAAGGTGCTGTTCTGCAACTCGGGCAGCGAGGCGGCCGACACCTCGCTCAAGGTCGCGCTGGCCTACCACCGCGCGCGCGGCGAAGGGCACCGCAACGTCTTCATCGGCCGCGAGAAGGGCTACCACGGCGTTGGGTTCGGTGGCATGTCGGTCGGCGGCATCCCGGGCAACCGCAAGGTGTTCGGCTCGGCCTTCCTGCCGCGCGTCGATCACATGCGCTTCATCCACGATCCGGTCAACCACGCCTACATCCACAACGAATTGCCGGTATGGGCCGAGGATGCGCTGGCCGACCTCGAGCAGCGCATCCTGCCGCTGCACGATCCGAGCAACGTGGCCGCGATCATCGTCGAGCCGATCGCGGGTTCGGCCGGCTGGTATCTGCCGCCGAAGGGTTACCTGCAGAAGCTGCGCGAAATCTGCGACAGGCACGGCATCCTGCTGATCTTCGACGAGGTCATCAGCGGCTTCGGGCGCATGGGCACCAACTTCGCGTCGGACTATTTCGGTGTCGTGCCCGACATGCTGAACTTCGCCAAGTGCGTGACCAACGGCGTCATTCCGCTGGGCGGCGTGATCTGCCGCGACAAGCTGTACGACGCGATGATGAACACCTCGGCGCCGGAGCACGTGGTGGAGTTCTTCCACGGCTACACCTACTCGGGCCACCCGGTCGCCTGCGCGGCCGCGATCGCGACGCTCGAGCTGTACCAGAAGGAGCAGCTCTTCGCGCGCGCCGGCGAGATGGGCAAGGTGCTGGGCGATGCGTTCCACGGCACATTCAAGGGCCTGCCGAACGTGATCGGCATCCGCAGCCTGGGCCTGGCCGCGGCCGTCGAACTCGCGCCCATCGCCGGTTCACCCGGCAAGCGCGCGTACGACATCTTCCTGGACTGCTACCACAAGGGCGCGCTGGTGCGACCGGCCGGCGATGTGCTGGTGATCGCACCGCCCTACATCGTCGAGAAGTCGCACATCGACACGCTGGTCAACACGCTCGCGGATTCCATCAAGAAGAACGCCTGA
- a CDS encoding ChaN family lipoprotein: MPPSPFPLLPSSPRWALLLGAIALAGCSAFAPADDAPVSRRIASLLPADALLIGEQHDAPAHHLIEREAVQALVERGRLAALALEMAEEGNSTGYLDRTASESQVRTALSWDDKAWPWSDYGPAVMAAVHAGVPVVGANLPREHMKDAMADVSLDAQLGDAARAAQQDAVRAGHCDLLPESQIVPMTRIQIARDRAMAQAIVKARVPGKTVLLLSGSGHTTKALGVPQHLPTDLRVRTVQLQAGAAGERSAAFDSVWQTPALPEKDYCESLRRSS; this comes from the coding sequence ATGCCGCCCAGCCCATTTCCGTTGCTCCCCTCTTCGCCGCGCTGGGCGCTGCTGCTCGGCGCGATCGCGCTGGCCGGCTGCAGCGCCTTCGCGCCGGCCGACGATGCGCCGGTGAGTCGTCGCATCGCGTCCCTGCTTCCCGCCGACGCGCTGCTGATCGGCGAACAGCACGACGCACCCGCGCATCACCTGATCGAGCGCGAAGCGGTCCAGGCGCTGGTCGAGCGCGGCCGGCTCGCGGCGCTCGCACTCGAAATGGCCGAAGAGGGCAACAGCACCGGCTACCTCGACCGGACGGCCAGCGAGTCGCAGGTGCGCACCGCCCTGAGCTGGGATGACAAGGCCTGGCCCTGGAGCGACTACGGCCCCGCCGTGATGGCCGCGGTGCATGCGGGCGTGCCGGTGGTCGGCGCCAACCTGCCGCGCGAGCACATGAAGGACGCGATGGCCGATGTCTCGCTCGATGCGCAGCTCGGCGACGCAGCCCGCGCCGCGCAGCAGGACGCCGTGCGCGCGGGCCATTGCGACCTGCTGCCCGAATCGCAGATCGTGCCGATGACGCGCATCCAGATCGCACGCGACCGCGCCATGGCACAGGCCATCGTCAAGGCGCGCGTGCCGGGCAAGACGGTGCTGCTGCTGAGCGGCTCGGGCCACACCACCAAGGCGCTCGGCGTGCCGCAGCATCTGCCGACCGACCTTCGCGTCAGGACCGTGCAGCTGCAGGCCGGCGCCGCGGGCGAACGCAGCGCCGCCTTCGACAGCGTGTGGCAGACGCCCGCGCTGCCCGAGAAGGACTACTGCGAAAGCCTCAGGCGTTCTTCTTGA
- a CDS encoding BTH_I0359 family protein produces MQMLYDSDSFVVVHVQPTEGEAPIAPHVPVLARHGFEIVDKRSGKEVYLDGSWAELFQQQITAWQLKTPTQEEVEDTLEGYAELAHTPVLVH; encoded by the coding sequence ATGCAAATGCTCTACGACTCCGACTCCTTCGTCGTCGTGCACGTGCAGCCGACCGAAGGCGAAGCGCCGATCGCACCGCACGTGCCCGTGCTGGCGCGCCATGGCTTCGAGATCGTCGACAAGCGCTCGGGCAAGGAGGTCTACCTCGACGGCTCGTGGGCCGAACTGTTCCAGCAGCAGATCACCGCCTGGCAGCTCAAGACGCCGACCCAGGAAGAGGTCGAGGACACGCTCGAAGGCTACGCCGAGCTGGCGCACACGCCGGTTCTGGTGCACTGA
- a CDS encoding DUF3108 domain-containing protein: MPTLAAPALPAAPRPPWRGIAALTVAVVLVHLVLLGLTPAAVGPRPSPLANKFITRTIVIGPPAAAEPAPAAPAGAEARPSPPRPPRPRPAARPRAPAPAPSPAPQPSPTPDSVATPDIPLEQLIAQANAAVAAEQAASAAAPPAVAAASGPAAVSGAKGASGSASTSAATASGNASGNVAGPVALRIPGSVKLAFAVTGQQGTSPMQGVFGELAWLQDGQQYDARLSLTFLFRTIRTQHSAGMIGPTGIEPARFSETRKTEVASHFVRDQGTIVFSSNTPSAPLMAGAQDRLSIVMQLGALLAGDPAHYPQGAVIAIQTVGPRDADIWTFNVEGEEKLSLPAGDYTVRKLTRNPRKPFDDKVELWVAPELGYLPVRIKQTQANGDFADLQLREILPLRQ, from the coding sequence ATGCCGACGCTCGCCGCCCCTGCCCTGCCCGCCGCCCCGCGCCCGCCCTGGCGCGGGATCGCGGCGCTGACGGTGGCGGTGGTGCTGGTGCACCTGGTGTTGCTGGGGCTGACGCCGGCCGCCGTCGGGCCACGGCCCTCGCCGCTGGCCAACAAATTCATCACGCGCACCATCGTGATCGGGCCGCCGGCCGCTGCGGAGCCGGCGCCGGCGGCGCCCGCAGGGGCCGAGGCCCGGCCGTCGCCGCCGAGGCCCCCGCGTCCCCGGCCCGCGGCGCGGCCGCGCGCGCCGGCACCGGCTCCGTCGCCCGCGCCGCAGCCCAGCCCCACGCCGGACAGCGTGGCGACGCCCGACATTCCGCTGGAGCAATTGATTGCCCAGGCCAATGCGGCGGTCGCGGCGGAGCAGGCGGCATCGGCCGCCGCGCCGCCGGCCGTCGCGGCAGCGAGCGGCCCCGCCGCGGTCAGCGGCGCAAAGGGCGCATCGGGTTCGGCGTCGACATCTGCAGCCACGGCCAGCGGCAATGCCTCAGGCAACGTGGCAGGTCCGGTCGCGTTGCGCATCCCCGGCTCCGTCAAGCTGGCCTTCGCGGTCACCGGCCAGCAGGGCACTTCGCCGATGCAGGGCGTGTTCGGCGAGCTGGCATGGCTGCAGGACGGCCAGCAGTACGACGCCCGCCTGTCGCTCACCTTCCTGTTCCGGACGATCCGCACGCAGCACAGCGCCGGCATGATCGGCCCCACGGGGATCGAGCCGGCGCGCTTCTCGGAAACGCGCAAGACCGAGGTGGCCTCGCACTTCGTGCGCGACCAGGGAACGATCGTCTTCAGCAGCAACACGCCGAGCGCGCCGCTGATGGCCGGCGCGCAGGACCGCCTGAGCATCGTGATGCAGCTCGGCGCCCTGCTCGCGGGCGATCCGGCGCACTACCCGCAGGGCGCGGTCATCGCCATCCAGACCGTCGGACCGCGCGATGCCGACATCTGGACCTTCAACGTCGAGGGCGAGGAAAAGCTGAGTCTGCCGGCCGGCGACTACACGGTGCGCAAGCTCACGCGCAACCCGCGCAAGCCCTTCGACGACAAGGTGGAGCTCTGGGTGGCGCCGGAACTGGGCTACCTGCCGGTGCGCATCAAGCAGACCCAGGCCAATGGCGACTTCGCCGACCTGCAGCTGCGGGAAATCCTGCCATTGCGGCAGTGA
- a CDS encoding fumarylacetoacetate hydrolase family protein, with translation MKLATLKDGSRDGQLVVVSRDLASAHYATGIASRLQQVLDDWGFMSPQLQDLYDALNAGRARHAFPFDPAQCMAPLPRAYQWADGSAYLNHVELVRKARNAEVPESFYTDPLMYQGGSDDFIGPCDPVVAGSEAFGIDFEAEIAVVTGDVKMGASPAQALDGIRLLMLANDVSLRNLIPAELAKGFGFFQSKPATAFSPVAVTPDELGEAWQGGRVHLALQSTWNGRKVGMCDAGEEMTFHFGQLIAHIAKTRNVRAGSIVGSGTVSNKGVEKNGRMDWPKGYSCIAEKRCTETLQDGQPSTEFMKYGDTIRIEMKGTDGHSIFGAIDQEVVAPGAAK, from the coding sequence ATGAAACTCGCCACACTCAAGGACGGCTCGCGCGACGGCCAGCTCGTCGTCGTCTCGCGTGACCTTGCCAGCGCCCACTACGCCACCGGCATCGCCAGCCGCCTGCAGCAGGTGCTCGACGACTGGGGCTTCATGAGCCCGCAGCTGCAGGACCTGTACGACGCGCTCAACGCCGGTCGCGCGCGCCACGCCTTTCCCTTCGATCCCGCGCAATGCATGGCGCCGCTGCCGCGCGCCTACCAGTGGGCCGACGGTTCGGCCTACCTCAACCATGTCGAATTGGTGCGCAAGGCGCGCAACGCCGAGGTGCCCGAAAGCTTCTACACCGACCCGCTGATGTACCAGGGCGGCAGCGACGACTTCATCGGCCCCTGCGATCCGGTCGTGGCCGGCAGCGAGGCCTTCGGCATCGACTTCGAGGCCGAGATCGCGGTCGTCACCGGCGACGTGAAGATGGGCGCTTCGCCCGCGCAGGCGCTCGACGGCATCCGCCTGCTGATGCTGGCCAACGACGTCAGCCTGCGCAACCTGATCCCGGCCGAACTCGCCAAGGGCTTCGGCTTCTTCCAGAGCAAGCCCGCGACCGCCTTCAGCCCGGTCGCCGTCACGCCCGACGAGCTCGGCGAAGCCTGGCAAGGTGGCCGCGTGCATCTCGCGCTGCAGAGCACCTGGAACGGCCGCAAGGTCGGCATGTGCGATGCGGGCGAGGAGATGACTTTCCACTTCGGCCAGCTGATCGCGCACATCGCGAAGACGCGCAACGTGCGCGCCGGCAGCATCGTCGGCAGCGGCACCGTGAGCAACAAGGGCGTCGAGAAGAACGGCCGCATGGACTGGCCCAAGGGCTACAGCTGCATCGCGGAGAAGCGCTGCACCGAGACCCTCCAGGACGGGCAGCCGAGCACCGAGTTCATGAAGTACGGCGACACGATCCGGATTGAGATGAAGGGGACGGATGGGCATTCGATCTTCGGGGCGATCGATCAGGAAGTGGTGGCGCCGGGCGCTGCCAAGTAG
- a CDS encoding helix-turn-helix domain-containing protein: protein MKRWPLHAADRDLAAPVVRDVLAGIGTAHLAASYLAAMQRVLPVTFCTVFAVGGSGRIETVSAASSYGNTAERTAERYVAQRFDLLDPNMVWLAARKLPQRAQLWLGHHHAADVADPAYRAACYGDVGIRERASVLLLLPTGQRAAVSFYRSLAQPDFSAADFALLEAHAALLADATAAHGRSAVAAREAASPAMASRLLVLSLREREVVGHLLAGKTAKETARDIGIELTTVRTHQYRAFRRLGIRTLKELLML from the coding sequence ATGAAGCGCTGGCCTCTGCATGCCGCCGACCGCGACCTGGCGGCGCCCGTGGTCCGCGACGTGCTCGCCGGCATCGGCACGGCGCACCTGGCGGCCAGCTACCTTGCGGCCATGCAGCGCGTGCTGCCGGTCACCTTCTGCACCGTGTTCGCGGTGGGCGGCAGCGGCCGCATCGAGACCGTGTCGGCCGCGAGTTCCTATGGCAACACGGCCGAGCGCACGGCCGAACGCTACGTGGCGCAGCGCTTCGACCTGCTCGATCCCAACATGGTCTGGCTCGCCGCGCGCAAGCTGCCCCAGCGCGCGCAGCTATGGCTCGGGCACCACCATGCGGCGGACGTGGCGGACCCTGCTTATCGCGCGGCCTGCTACGGCGACGTCGGCATCCGCGAGCGCGCCTCGGTGTTGCTGCTGCTGCCGACGGGTCAGCGCGCAGCCGTGAGCTTTTACCGAAGCCTCGCGCAGCCCGATTTCAGCGCCGCCGATTTCGCGCTGCTCGAAGCACACGCCGCGCTGCTGGCCGATGCGACGGCCGCGCACGGCCGCAGCGCCGTCGCCGCGCGCGAGGCCGCCTCGCCGGCCATGGCCTCGCGCCTGCTCGTGCTGAGCCTGCGCGAACGCGAGGTCGTCGGCCATCTGCTGGCCGGCAAGACCGCCAAGGAAACCGCGCGCGACATCGGCATCGAGCTCACGACGGTGCGCACGCATCAGTACCGGGCGTTTCGGCGGTTGGGGATACGCACGCTCAAGGAATTGCTGATGCTCTGA
- a CDS encoding FAD-dependent monooxygenase, translating to MDTAITASSSSPAARAGDAATGPLPPEAGALPPSIGAFHYTRFAPRLPALEEGIEPGRHPVVIAGGGPVGLSLALGLANHGVHSVILEADDTVCVGSRACCISRRSLEIVERLGALPAFLAKGLPWTVGRSIYKTDEVFRFEMPHDAHQKLPPMINLEQYYIEQYLLDEIVRRNEAAPGSIDIRWGTELAGFTQDAAGLTLQARNALGDYALHAGWLAGCDGGQSFVRKSLGLELEGTAYEGRYVIIDIELHSTHPTERRAWFDPPWNPGSTVLMHRQPDDIWRIDYQLRAGQSTEEALQPAAVQAFVQRHLEAIGEGHLPWHTVWTSVYRAGAMTLENYRHGRVLFAGNAAHAMPIFGVRGLNSGFDDADNLAWKLALVARGVADASLLDSYSQERIAAFHINAESAMRSTEFMSPPSRGFDLLREAALSLSGAHRGIANLINPRQTQAVRYEGSPLSSESDALAAGPVPGEAMPEQWLAPDLHLSDRLGPAFTVLVLNMDRMDAALAAEIAEARTGPLQVVRHELPPGTAPEAVFAALGAQQGAVYLLRPDGHVAARWRRVPVGAFRLALARAAALAERESA from the coding sequence ATGGACACCGCGATCACCGCTTCCTCTTCTTCGCCGGCAGCGCGTGCAGGCGATGCCGCGACCGGGCCCTTGCCACCCGAGGCCGGCGCACTGCCGCCCTCGATCGGCGCGTTCCACTACACGCGCTTCGCGCCCCGGCTGCCGGCGCTGGAAGAGGGCATCGAGCCGGGCCGCCATCCGGTCGTGATCGCGGGCGGCGGGCCGGTCGGCCTGTCGCTCGCGCTCGGCCTCGCGAACCACGGCGTGCACAGCGTGATCCTGGAAGCCGACGACACGGTCTGTGTCGGCAGCCGCGCGTGCTGCATCTCGCGCCGCAGCCTGGAGATCGTCGAGCGCCTCGGCGCGCTGCCTGCCTTCCTGGCGAAGGGCCTGCCCTGGACAGTCGGCCGCAGCATCTACAAGACCGACGAGGTGTTCCGCTTCGAGATGCCGCACGACGCGCATCAGAAGCTGCCGCCGATGATCAACCTCGAGCAGTACTACATCGAACAGTACCTGCTGGACGAGATCGTGCGCCGCAACGAGGCCGCGCCCGGAAGTATCGACATCCGCTGGGGCACCGAGCTCGCCGGCTTCACGCAGGACGCCGCGGGCCTGACGCTGCAGGCGCGCAATGCACTGGGCGACTATGCGCTGCATGCCGGATGGCTGGCCGGCTGCGATGGCGGCCAGAGCTTCGTGCGCAAGTCGCTCGGCCTCGAGCTCGAAGGCACGGCCTACGAGGGCCGCTACGTGATCATCGACATCGAACTGCACAGCACGCATCCGACCGAGCGCCGTGCCTGGTTCGATCCGCCGTGGAACCCGGGCTCGACCGTGCTGATGCACCGCCAGCCCGACGACATCTGGCGCATCGACTACCAGCTGCGCGCGGGGCAGAGCACCGAGGAGGCGCTGCAGCCGGCCGCGGTGCAGGCCTTCGTGCAGCGCCATCTGGAAGCCATCGGCGAAGGCCACCTGCCGTGGCACACCGTGTGGACCTCGGTCTACCGCGCCGGCGCGATGACGCTGGAAAACTACCGCCACGGCCGCGTGCTGTTTGCCGGCAACGCGGCGCACGCCATGCCAATCTTCGGCGTGCGCGGCCTCAACTCGGGCTTCGACGATGCCGACAACCTGGCCTGGAAGCTGGCGCTGGTGGCGCGCGGCGTGGCCGATGCGTCGCTGCTCGACAGCTATTCGCAGGAGCGCATCGCGGCCTTCCACATCAACGCCGAGAGCGCGATGCGCAGCACCGAGTTCATGTCGCCGCCGTCGCGCGGCTTCGATCTGCTGCGCGAGGCGGCGCTGTCGCTGTCGGGCGCGCACCGCGGCATCGCCAACCTGATCAATCCGCGGCAGACACAGGCGGTGCGCTATGAGGGCTCGCCGCTGTCCAGCGAAAGCGATGCGCTTGCGGCCGGGCCGGTGCCCGGTGAGGCGATGCCGGAGCAGTGGCTCGCGCCGGACCTGCATCTGAGCGATCGGCTGGGGCCGGCGTTCACCGTGCTCGTGCTGAACATGGACCGTATGGATGCCGCGCTGGCCGCCGAGATCGCCGAGGCCCGGACGGGTCCGCTGCAGGTCGTGCGGCATGAGCTCCCTCCGGGCACCGCGCCCGAGGCGGTCTTCGCTGCGCTGGGCGCGCAACAGGGCGCCGTCTACCTCTTGCGTCCGGATGGCCACGTGGCCGCGCGCTGGCGCCGTGTGCCCGTCGGCGCGTTCAGGTTGGCATTGGCGCGCGCCGCGGCGCTCGCAGAAAGGGAATCCGCATGA
- a CDS encoding DUF2783 domain-containing protein, protein MTALNPDARDRLYADCARAISEAGAERESLFLARLALLLFEQIGDEARCRTALAQALDGLPMPSLSAAAATGRAG, encoded by the coding sequence ATGACGGCATTGAATCCGGATGCGCGCGACCGGCTGTATGCCGACTGCGCGCGCGCCATCAGCGAGGCGGGTGCCGAGCGAGAATCGTTGTTCCTCGCACGGCTCGCGCTGCTGCTGTTCGAGCAGATCGGCGACGAGGCGCGTTGCCGGACCGCGCTGGCGCAGGCGCTGGACGGTCTGCCGATGCCATCGCTGTCCGCCGCGGCGGCGACGGGACGCGCGGGCTGA
- a CDS encoding Bug family tripartite tricarboxylate transporter substrate binding protein has protein sequence MDRRTLLTTLAAGATAAAAPWARAQGYPEQLIRWIVPYPAGGGTDVIARTLAEAMRQTLGQQIIIDNRPGASTNIGADLVAKSKPDGYTILSADNALLAFNEYLYSKLPFNPAKDFSYIGAIGKFPLALVVNPAFPAQDFKSFLAYVKANPGKVNYASPGNGSPHHLAMELFKNHTRTFITHIPYRGAAPAMADVMGGQVPCMFLDLASGLSIMQSKKVRVLAIGSGARSKLLPDVPTLAEVGVPHTEVFAFQGILGPAGLSPAVVNRLNADLNRAFGAPAVQKHFNDFGMEAMPGSPEQFAALSRAESQRWGPIIKAANIKLD, from the coding sequence ATGGATCGCAGAACACTGCTCACCACCCTTGCCGCCGGCGCGACGGCCGCCGCCGCGCCATGGGCCCGCGCGCAAGGCTATCCCGAGCAGCTCATCCGCTGGATCGTGCCGTACCCGGCAGGTGGCGGAACCGACGTGATCGCGCGCACGCTGGCCGAGGCGATGCGCCAGACGCTGGGCCAGCAGATCATCATCGACAACCGGCCCGGCGCGTCGACCAACATCGGTGCCGACCTGGTCGCCAAGTCCAAGCCCGACGGCTACACCATCCTGTCGGCCGACAACGCGCTCCTGGCCTTCAACGAGTACCTGTACAGCAAGCTGCCTTTCAACCCTGCCAAGGACTTCAGCTACATCGGCGCGATCGGCAAGTTCCCGCTCGCGCTGGTGGTGAACCCGGCCTTTCCGGCGCAGGACTTCAAGTCTTTCCTCGCCTACGTCAAGGCCAACCCGGGCAAGGTCAACTACGCCTCGCCCGGCAACGGTTCGCCGCACCATCTCGCGATGGAGCTGTTCAAGAACCATACCCGCACCTTCATCACGCACATTCCCTATCGCGGCGCGGCGCCCGCGATGGCCGACGTGATGGGCGGCCAGGTGCCGTGCATGTTCCTGGACCTGGCGTCGGGGCTGTCGATCATGCAGAGCAAGAAGGTGCGCGTGCTCGCCATCGGCTCGGGCGCGCGCTCGAAGCTCTTGCCCGACGTGCCGACGCTGGCCGAAGTGGGCGTGCCCCATACCGAGGTGTTCGCGTTCCAGGGCATCCTCGGCCCGGCCGGGCTGTCGCCCGCGGTCGTCAACCGGCTCAATGCCGACCTCAACCGTGCCTTCGGCGCGCCCGCGGTGCAGAAGCACTTCAACGACTTCGGCATGGAAGCGATGCCCGGAAGTCCTGAGCAGTTCGCGGCCTTGTCGCGTGCCGAGTCGCAACGCTGGGGTCCCATCATCAAGGCCGCCAACATAAAGCTGGACTGA
- a CDS encoding toxin-antitoxin system YwqK family antitoxin has translation MSAVGPIAFRLAALIVGGLLLANAAQAVQDCELDGRSVNPANGDTIAGKSGLMRCKDRDTGVLMREQQLQNGVFMGLVRFYEKGKLVKEQSVNERGNMDGPAREFSPTGQVLREAVYDDGRETGLVRNFYPGGSLRRAAFYAEPGGERAAVDFTPSGRLALLRCGDKPMLAPAADDARLCGFTDGPSQVELYDSKGTLRSRLSYAAGKRVRSEDLYDNGRPAAQDEIVGNQRTERSFSSEGIKRREVVSTLSERGAIRQRVQEFSERGTLVRDQRWNAAGDPLSDDSYYLNGQPRTKAIYSEGDAPRTVEINEFHDNGQPASSGRFLVIDRFRRTAVGVHRRFNDKGTLMAESVYDGKGRITRERTWDENGQVQRDDEVFADGSRKSK, from the coding sequence ATGAGCGCTGTCGGACCGATCGCCTTCCGCCTGGCCGCGCTGATCGTCGGCGGCCTTTTGCTGGCCAACGCCGCGCAGGCGGTGCAGGACTGCGAACTCGACGGCCGGAGCGTCAATCCCGCCAATGGCGACACGATCGCCGGCAAGTCCGGCCTGATGCGCTGCAAGGACCGCGACACCGGCGTGCTGATGCGCGAACAGCAGTTGCAGAACGGTGTCTTCATGGGCCTGGTGCGCTTCTACGAAAAAGGCAAGCTGGTCAAGGAACAGAGCGTGAACGAGCGCGGCAACATGGATGGCCCCGCGCGCGAGTTCTCGCCGACCGGCCAGGTGCTGCGCGAAGCGGTCTACGACGACGGCCGCGAGACCGGCCTGGTGCGCAACTTCTATCCCGGCGGCTCGCTGCGGCGCGCCGCTTTCTATGCGGAGCCGGGCGGCGAACGCGCGGCCGTCGACTTCACGCCCTCGGGCCGCCTCGCGTTGCTGCGCTGCGGCGACAAGCCGATGCTGGCGCCGGCGGCCGACGACGCGCGGCTGTGCGGCTTCACCGACGGCCCGTCGCAGGTCGAGCTCTACGACAGCAAGGGAACGCTGCGCTCGCGGCTCTCGTACGCCGCGGGCAAGCGGGTGCGCAGCGAGGACCTCTACGACAACGGCAGGCCCGCGGCGCAGGACGAAATCGTCGGCAACCAGCGCACCGAGCGCAGCTTCTCCTCCGAAGGCATCAAGCGGCGCGAGGTGGTGTCCACGCTGAGCGAGCGCGGTGCGATCAGGCAGCGCGTGCAGGAGTTCTCCGAGCGGGGCACGCTGGTGCGCGACCAGCGATGGAACGCCGCCGGCGATCCGCTCAGCGACGACAGCTACTACCTCAACGGCCAGCCGCGCACGAAGGCGATCTACAGCGAAGGCGATGCGCCGCGCACCGTCGAGATCAACGAGTTCCACGACAACGGCCAGCCCGCGAGCTCCGGCCGCTTCCTGGTCATCGACCGCTTTCGCCGCACGGCCGTGGGCGTGCATCGGCGCTTCAACGACAAGGGCACGCTGATGGCCGAATCGGTCTACGACGGCAAGGGCCGCATCACGCGCGAGCGCACCTGGGACGAGAACGGCCAGGTCCAGCGCGACGACGAGGTCTTCGCCGACGGTTCCCGCAAATCAAAATAG